The DNA region GGTGGCGGGGTCGGCCTCCCGGCGGGCACCGTCGAGGGCCGTGGCGGCCGCCAGCAGCCCGGTGCCGAGGCCCTGCACCGAGCGGCGGTAGAGCAGGTCGTGGATCTGGTTGATCAGCTCGGCATCGATGCCCTTGTACAGCGAGCGCTGCTCCCGCAGCATCCGGTCTCGTCGGTCCGGGGGCAGCGCGTGGAAGTGGTCGATGTACTCCGGCGAGGTCATCTCGAGCGTGAGCTTGGTGTACTCCATCGGGAAGAACCGCGGCGAGCGGGTCACCCAGTCGATCCGCGGGCCGGCCGCCCCGGTGGCGGACAGCAGATCGTGGTAGATCTCCGCAGCCGACTGGCCACTGCCCACCACGGTCACCGACCCGAGTGAGAGCAGATCCTCCCGCCGGTGGAGGTAGTCGGAGGCGTGGAGAGCCACGGTGTCGCCACCGTCGAGCGGGTCCACCTCGATCGGCGTCCAGGGCGTGGTGCCGATCCCCAGCACCAGGTGTCGGGCGCGATAGGTCTCGGTGCCCTCGGAGGTGATGGCGGTGACCCGGTAGACGGGGGACTCGTCGTCGTTCCCCTCTTCCCGTCGGACGTCGACCACCTCCCGTCCCCACCGCACTCCGCGGACCCGGTCCGCGGCCCATCGGCAGTAGGCGTCGTACTCGGCACGGAGCGGTTGGAAGTCTTCACGGATGTAGAAGGGATACAGGCGCCCGATCTCTTTGAGGTACGCGAGGAACGAGTACGGCGATGTGGGGTCGGCCAACGTGACCAGGTCGGCGAGGAACGGGACCTGGATGGTGGCGTCGTCGAACATGAGCCCGTGGTGCCAGGCGAAGCCGTCGCGGGCGTCGAGGAAGACCGCGTCGAGTCCGAGTGGTTCGGACAGGCAGGCCAGGCCGAGGTTGAACGGCCCGATACCGACGCCGAGCAGGTCGTGGACGTGCTCGGGGTGCGGGGGTCTCCGGGCGTGGTGGGCGCTCGCGCTCATGTCAGTACCCCCGCGGTCGTGGCCTGTCGCATCCCCTCGGCGAGGTAGCTCGCGGCGTCACGGACATCGGCCAGTACGGCGTCCACGTCCTCGTCGCGCAGGTACGGGTCGAGCACGGTCAACTTGAGGCAGGGCCTGCCGTCCACCACCGTCGCCGCGACCACGGAACGGCCCTCCGCGAACAGCGCGTCGCGGACGGGACGTACGAGGGCGTCGGACTCGTCGCCGGCGACCGCAGCGGGGCGGGGTCGGAACAGCACGGTCGACAGGTCGGGGCGGCGCACCAGCTCGAGTTCCGGGTCGGCGTCGATCGTCCGGCCGATCCGGGCGGCGACGTCGATCGCTCCGTCGAGCAAGCGGCCGATGCCGTCGGCGCCCATCACCCGCAGCGTCATCCACAGTTTGAGGGCGTCGAAACGGCGGGTGGTCTGCAGGGACTTGTCCACTGCGTGGTCCTCGCCGTCGGCGGGGTTGAGGTAGTCGGCGCTCACGGTGGAGTGGCGGAAGCCCGAACCGTCGCGCAACAGCAGCGCCGAGGCGGCCACCGGGAGGAAGAAGGTCTTGTGGAAGTCCACCGTCACCGAATCGGCGAGCTCGATCCCGTCGAGCAGCTCCCGGCGCGTGGGGGAGACCAGGAGCCCGCCGCCGTAGGCCGCATCGACGTGCAGCCAGACGTCGTGGCGGCGGCAGATCCCACCGACCTCCCGCAGTGGGTCGATCGCTCCGTGGTCGGTCGTACCGGCCAGCGCGACGACCGCCGCGACCTCGTCCCCGGCGTCGGTCAGTGCGGACAGGGTCCGGTCCAGGGTCGCGGGGTCCATGCGATCGCCGTCGCCGGGCAGGGTGATGACGGCGTCCGGCGCGAGTCCCAGCAGGCGGGCCGCCTTGACCACGCTGAGGTGGGCGTGTTCGCCGGTGACGATGCGCAGGCGCGACAGTCGCGCGCCCCGATCGGAGGCCCCGTCGCTACCGGTGCGCCGCCCGGGCCCCGGCCTGCTGAGGCGGTCCTCCCTGGCGGTGAACAGACCCTGCAGGTTGGAGGCCGTACCACCGGTGGTGAACACGCCGTCAGGACCGGCGCCGCGTGTCCGGTGGGAGTCGTCCGGGTGGTCGGGGGTGTCTTCGGAGGACGCGAACCCGATGAGGCCGGTGACCCAGTCGATGAGCCTCTGCTCGATCAGGCATGCCGAGGTGCCCTGGTCCCACGTCTCGACTGCGGTGTTCACCGACGTCGCCAGCGTCTCGGCGGCGACGGCGGGGATGGTGATCGGGCAGTTGAGATGGGCGAGATAGCGCGGGTGGTGGTACCCGACCGCATGGTCGAGGTACAGGCCGCGGACCTCGTCGAGCGCCTTGTCCAGTGTGCCCAGGGGTGTGGTGAGGTCGACGGCGGCGGTCTGGGCGGCCAGCGTCGCCGGTGACACGGACGAGCGGGGTGTGGTCCGACCGACGAGATAGCGATTCACCTCGGCGGCCGCGGCCGCGAGGGCGGCGGCGTGGGCCTCCCGGTTTCGACTGCCCAACAACGGATCGTTCACGGGTACTCCGACCTACTCGGGGAATTCGGTACGGCGCACGCTATGCAGGCTAGCCTTACCTAAGCAACCGTTGGGTGATATGAATCACTCACTGATACAGGCGAACTGGAAATCTTCGGCGTAGCTGTTGCGTTGGGGGTCATTTCGCCCCTACTGTGGCGCCCACCAAGGTAAGCCATGCCTAAGTCGCCTGGGCGACGTTCCCACAGCAGATGGAGACCCGATGACCGCACCTGCCGCACGCTCCCGGCTGACCCTCGCCCGACCCGGGGCGCCCGAGCGCCGGCGGGCCCGGGCGATGCTGGTCGTCCTCGCGGCGTTCGTCGCCCTCCTCGCGGTGCTCGCCGGCTGCTCGACCGGCGCGGTCGGCGGGTCGGGGGAGTCCGGCACGACAGGCGGCGTCGAGCGGCAGGGTGAGTTCCCCCGCACCATCACGCATGCCTACGGCGAGACCGAGATCGCCGAGGCACCCCAGCGGGTGGCCACGATCTCCTGGGTCAACGCCGACGTCTCGCTGGCGCTGGGCGTCGTGCCGGTGGGGATGCCCCGCAACTCGTTCGGTGCCAACGCGGGCGGCTCCACCGACTGGTTCGACGCGGAGCTCGAGGCCGTCGGTGGCGAGATGCCCACGCTCTACTCGGAGACCGACGGGATCAACACCGAGGCGATCGCGGCCCTCGAGCCCGACCTCATCCTGGGTGCCTACTCCGGGATGACCGCGGAGGAGTACGAGACCCTCTCCAAGATCGCTCCCACGATCGCGATGCCGGAGGGAGACGTCGCGTTCGGCACCGCCTGGCAGGACTCGACCCGGCTCATCGGCGAGGCCCTCGGGCGTTCCGATGCGGCCGAGGAGCTCATCGCCGACGTCGAGGGCCAGATCGAGCAGGTCGCCTCAGACACCCCGGGCATCCGCGACACGACCTTCATCTACGGCACGGTCGACCCGGACGCCGCGGAGAAGATCTACGCCTTCACCGACGTCGACAACCGGCCCCGCTTCCTCGAGCAGCTCGGGATGGTGCAGGCACCGGTCATCGCCGAGGCCTCCAGTGGATCGCCCGACGAGTTCGCGGTGACCTGGTCGCCCGAGCGCGCCGACGAACTGGCCTCCGACATCCTCGTCACCTACGCCGCGTCCCCGGACGTCCGCCGGGCCATCGAGGCCGACCCGCTGCTCGGGCGCATCCCCGCGGTCGAGGCCGGCCGCATAGTGGTCCAGACCGACGAGCAGCAGGTGCTCTCGATCTCGGCCGCCTCGCCGCTGAGCCTGCCGTGGGCGTTGGAGAACGTCGTGCCCGACATCATCGCGGCGGCAGAGCGGGCCTGACCCCGGTGACCGGCCCCGAGACGAGCACGGTCCCGCCCGCCCCACGGGCGGGCGGATCTGCCGTGCCCGCGGGATCCGGGGCGGCGACGCCCCCCGTGCCGACGCCCCCCGTGCCGGGGCGCCGGCGTGTCGCGATCGGTACGGCGGCGTCGCTGGTGCTGCTCGCCGCGGGCGTGGCCGCGTCGTTGTTCGTGGGCGCCCGCCCCGTCGACCCCGCCGTGGTGTGGGCGGCGCTGACGGCGTTGCCCGGCCAGCTGTTCGCCGGGGACCTCTCGGCCGCCCTCGCCCCCGGATCCGGTGCCGGGATGGACGAGGTGGTGGTGGCCGCACGGGTGCCGCGCACGATCACCGCGATCCTCGTCGGCGCCGCTCTCGCGGTGGCCGGTGCCGGTCTGCAGGGCGCGACGCGCAACCCTCTCGGGGACCCGGGCCTGCTCGGACTGACCGCGGGCGCCGCGCTCGGTGTGGTGCTCGGCCTGGCCCTGGCGCCGGCCGCGGGCCCGTCCGCCGTCGCCGTGTTCGCCGTCGTCGGTGCCCTGACCGCCGGAATAGTGGTGGTGGCCGCCGGCAGACTCGGCGCCGACTCCGGGACCGGGCTCGTCCTCGCCGGGGCCGCAGTCACCGCGGGCTGCACCGCGGTCACCTCATCCCTGGTCATCGCCCTCCCGGGCGTTCTCGACCGGTTCCGCTTCTGGGGTCTGGGCTCGGTCGCCCGTGCGGCCGCCCCCGAGATCGGCGCCACCGCGCCGTTGATTCTCCTGGGGCTCATACTGGTCCTGGCCGGGGCCGCTACCCTCGATGCCCTCGCGCTGGGGGACGACCTGGCCCGGGGACTGGGCGTGGGACCCGTCGCCGGGCGCGCCGTTGTCCTCGCCGGCGTCGTGATCCTGTCCGGGGTCGCCACGGCGCTCGCCGGCCCCATAGTTTTCCTCGGACTGCTCGTGCCGCACCTGCTCCGTCGGCTGGTCGGGGTGGGCAACCGCGTCGTCCTGGGACTGTCGGCGATCGTGGGGCCCGTGGTCCTGCTGTTCGCGGACACGGTCGGGCGAGTGATCGCCCCGCCCGGGGAGATCGCCGTCGGCGTGATGACCGTGGCGATAGGGGTGCCCTTCCTCATCGCCCTCCTGCGCGCGAACCGGGGGGTGAGCGGCTCGTGAGCCCCGACGTCCTCGACCGCTCCGCCGACCCCGCCGCCCGCGCCGACCACCCCGGGACCGAGCGGGTGGTGCGCGGTCTGTCGGCCCGCCGGCGCAGGCACGCGCTCCTCGTGATCGTCGGGCTCGGCGCCACCCTGCTGGCGGTGATGGCGGCGCGCGTGTTGCTGGGGCGCTACATGGTGACCATCCCCGACTTCATATCCATCCTCGGCGGCGCGACGATCCCCGGCGCCACGTTCGTCGTGATGGAGGACAAACTGCCGCGCGCGGTCCTCGGCGCGCTCGCCGGTTTGGCGTTCGGCGCGTCCGGGGCGTTGTTCCGTCGCGTCCTGGGCAACCCCCTGGCCAGCCCCGACATCCTCGGCATCTCCCACGGGGCCTCCGCGGGGGCCGTGGCGGGGATGACGCTGTGGGGACTGCGCGGGGTCGGGGTCGTGCCCGCCGCGCTGCTCGGGTCCGCAGCCGCGCTCGCTGTCGTCCTGGCGGCCTCCGCGGGACGGCACACCGGTATCGTCGGCCAGCGGTTCCTGCTCGGTGGCGTGGCGGTGGCCGCGCTCGGCACCGCCGTGGTCACCCAGCTCATCGCACGAGTGCCGTTGAACGGCGCCCGGGAGGCCGCGGTGTGGACCGTCGGTTCGTTGTCCGGGGCGTCGGGGGAGCGCATCGTCTGGCTCGCCGTCGCGCTGGTGGTGTTGCTCCCGCCGGGCATGTGGCTGCACGCCGCTCTCCGGCCCGCCGAGCTGGGGCCCGAGCTCGCCGTCGGACTCGGGTCGCGCCCGATCCCCACCCGCGCCGCCGCGCTGGGGGTGGGGAGCCTGCTCGCCGCCGTCGCGACGGCCGTGGCCGGCCCGCTCGCGTTCGT from Dietzia sp. B32 includes:
- a CDS encoding lysine N(6)-hydroxylase/L-ornithine N(5)-oxygenase family protein, producing the protein MSASAHHARRPPHPEHVHDLLGVGIGPFNLGLACLSEPLGLDAVFLDARDGFAWHHGLMFDDATIQVPFLADLVTLADPTSPYSFLAYLKEIGRLYPFYIREDFQPLRAEYDAYCRWAADRVRGVRWGREVVDVRREEGNDDESPVYRVTAITSEGTETYRARHLVLGIGTTPWTPIEVDPLDGGDTVALHASDYLHRREDLLSLGSVTVVGSGQSAAEIYHDLLSATGAAGPRIDWVTRSPRFFPMEYTKLTLEMTSPEYIDHFHALPPDRRDRMLREQRSLYKGIDAELINQIHDLLYRRSVQGLGTGLLAAATALDGARREADPATGAALRLDLHCTDTGRPWTHHTEGLVLATGYSPTPPRFLDGIADEIDRDERGRYRVARDHTVDRAHSFIHVQNAEEHTHGLTAPDLGMGAMRNSIILRGICGREVYPIESSIAFQQFGAPAARHQEAR
- a CDS encoding pyridoxal-dependent decarboxylase, with the protein product MNDPLLGSRNREAHAAALAAAAAEVNRYLVGRTTPRSSVSPATLAAQTAAVDLTTPLGTLDKALDEVRGLYLDHAVGYHHPRYLAHLNCPITIPAVAAETLATSVNTAVETWDQGTSACLIEQRLIDWVTGLIGFASSEDTPDHPDDSHRTRGAGPDGVFTTGGTASNLQGLFTAREDRLSRPGPGRRTGSDGASDRGARLSRLRIVTGEHAHLSVVKAARLLGLAPDAVITLPGDGDRMDPATLDRTLSALTDAGDEVAAVVALAGTTDHGAIDPLREVGGICRRHDVWLHVDAAYGGGLLVSPTRRELLDGIELADSVTVDFHKTFFLPVAASALLLRDGSGFRHSTVSADYLNPADGEDHAVDKSLQTTRRFDALKLWMTLRVMGADGIGRLLDGAIDVAARIGRTIDADPELELVRRPDLSTVLFRPRPAAVAGDESDALVRPVRDALFAEGRSVVAATVVDGRPCLKLTVLDPYLRDEDVDAVLADVRDAASYLAEGMRQATTAGVLT
- a CDS encoding iron-siderophore ABC transporter substrate-binding protein — translated: MTAPAARSRLTLARPGAPERRRARAMLVVLAAFVALLAVLAGCSTGAVGGSGESGTTGGVERQGEFPRTITHAYGETEIAEAPQRVATISWVNADVSLALGVVPVGMPRNSFGANAGGSTDWFDAELEAVGGEMPTLYSETDGINTEAIAALEPDLILGAYSGMTAEEYETLSKIAPTIAMPEGDVAFGTAWQDSTRLIGEALGRSDAAEELIADVEGQIEQVASDTPGIRDTTFIYGTVDPDAAEKIYAFTDVDNRPRFLEQLGMVQAPVIAEASSGSPDEFAVTWSPERADELASDILVTYAASPDVRRAIEADPLLGRIPAVEAGRIVVQTDEQQVLSISAASPLSLPWALENVVPDIIAAAERA
- a CDS encoding iron ABC transporter permease, whose translation is MPTPPVPGRRRVAIGTAASLVLLAAGVAASLFVGARPVDPAVVWAALTALPGQLFAGDLSAALAPGSGAGMDEVVVAARVPRTITAILVGAALAVAGAGLQGATRNPLGDPGLLGLTAGAALGVVLGLALAPAAGPSAVAVFAVVGALTAGIVVVAAGRLGADSGTGLVLAGAAVTAGCTAVTSSLVIALPGVLDRFRFWGLGSVARAAAPEIGATAPLILLGLILVLAGAATLDALALGDDLARGLGVGPVAGRAVVLAGVVILSGVATALAGPIVFLGLLVPHLLRRLVGVGNRVVLGLSAIVGPVVLLFADTVGRVIAPPGEIAVGVMTVAIGVPFLIALLRANRGVSGS
- a CDS encoding iron chelate uptake ABC transporter family permease subunit → MSPDVLDRSADPAARADHPGTERVVRGLSARRRRHALLVIVGLGATLLAVMAARVLLGRYMVTIPDFISILGGATIPGATFVVMEDKLPRAVLGALAGLAFGASGALFRRVLGNPLASPDILGISHGASAGAVAGMTLWGLRGVGVVPAALLGSAAALAVVLAASAGRHTGIVGQRFLLGGVAVAALGTAVVTQLIARVPLNGAREAAVWTVGSLSGASGERIVWLAVALVVLLPPGMWLHAALRPAELGPELAVGLGSRPIPTRAAALGVGSLLAAVATAVAGPLAFVALLSTPVAAALGRGRPHIGAAALTGAVIVVAADIVASEALGTVDLPTGVVTGALGAPAMLWILLRSRKVA